From Salipiger profundus, a single genomic window includes:
- a CDS encoding substrate-binding domain-containing protein, whose translation MPTAVAAGPSKLGFLMEIAAAAAITALERNVALVLVPPIEDPETALATIPFDGAILLEPEQDDPYTAILQARGVPVVAIGPVPGTPAPAVRLDHAETAGALVDHLVEAGARSFPLVVGLSQRQSNRVFREVYAARMAEAGLPCRIVEVPEADAMAGAEAALLREIDDNGPIDGVLAPIDAMATGAMAALRARGLRIPQDVRVATRYDGIRARSETPPLTAMDLRLDDVARLATEALLDLLDGSEAEQIIDAPAPRLVPRGSTGSA comes from the coding sequence ATGCCCACCGCCGTCGCGGCCGGCCCGTCGAAGCTGGGCTTCCTGATGGAAATCGCCGCCGCCGCCGCGATTACCGCGCTCGAACGGAACGTCGCTCTGGTATTGGTGCCGCCGATCGAAGACCCCGAGACGGCGCTTGCCACCATCCCCTTCGACGGCGCGATCCTGCTCGAGCCCGAGCAGGACGACCCCTATACCGCGATCCTACAGGCGCGCGGCGTGCCCGTGGTTGCCATCGGCCCGGTGCCCGGCACCCCTGCCCCGGCGGTCCGGCTCGATCACGCGGAGACCGCCGGCGCGCTCGTCGATCATCTGGTCGAAGCGGGCGCCCGAAGCTTTCCGCTGGTGGTCGGTCTCAGCCAGCGCCAGTCGAACCGGGTCTTCCGCGAGGTCTACGCCGCCCGCATGGCCGAGGCCGGGCTGCCCTGCCGGATCGTGGAGGTGCCGGAAGCCGACGCCATGGCCGGAGCGGAAGCGGCGCTTTTGCGCGAGATCGACGATAACGGCCCCATAGACGGCGTCCTCGCACCGATCGACGCCATGGCCACCGGCGCCATGGCCGCATTGCGGGCGCGTGGCCTGCGGATCCCACAGGATGTCAGGGTGGCGACGCGCTACGACGGCATCCGCGCCCGCAGCGAGACACCGCCCCTCACCGCCATGGACCTGAGGCTCGATGACGTCGCGCGCCTCGCCACCGAGGCGCTGCTCGACCTGCTCGACGGCTCGGAGGCAGAACAGATCATCGACGCCCCGGCGCCACGGCTGGTGCCGCGCGGCTCGACCGGGTCGGCGTAG
- a CDS encoding ABC transporter ATP-binding protein — protein sequence MTGSNDQSTGRVHVNDVVIRFNGKQGEVTALDRTQLTLEPGTFTALIGPSGCGKSTLMNAIAGFVAPAEGVITLDGRPITGPSPEVGVIFQQYALFPWFTALGNVRFGLKQFGLSKREEIDRARAALDEVGLGRHADKYPQQLSGGMKQRVAIARTFATGARVLLMDEPFGALDAQTRLVMHDLLLNVWRKHGATVLFVTHDVDEALLLADDVRVMSQAPGRLIRHYEMTQPRPRALSRSGSDLLTIREDILGLLRPPLDTLAELTA from the coding sequence ATGACCGGCAGCAACGACCAATCCACCGGCCGCGTTCATGTCAACGACGTGGTGATCCGGTTCAACGGCAAGCAGGGCGAGGTGACCGCGCTCGACCGGACCCAGCTCACGCTCGAGCCCGGCACCTTCACCGCGCTGATCGGCCCGTCGGGCTGCGGCAAGTCCACGCTGATGAACGCCATCGCGGGCTTCGTCGCGCCGGCAGAGGGGGTCATCACCCTCGACGGGCGCCCGATCACCGGGCCTTCGCCCGAGGTCGGCGTGATCTTCCAGCAGTACGCGCTGTTCCCCTGGTTCACCGCGCTCGGGAACGTCCGCTTCGGGCTGAAGCAGTTCGGCCTGTCGAAACGGGAAGAGATCGACCGGGCCCGCGCGGCGCTCGACGAGGTCGGGCTGGGGCGGCATGCGGACAAGTATCCGCAGCAGCTGTCCGGCGGCATGAAGCAGAGGGTCGCCATCGCCCGCACCTTTGCCACCGGCGCGCGGGTGTTGCTGATGGACGAACCCTTCGGCGCGCTTGACGCGCAGACCCGGCTCGTCATGCACGACCTGTTGCTGAACGTCTGGCGCAAGCATGGCGCGACGGTGCTGTTCGTCACCCATGACGTCGACGAGGCGCTGCTGCTTGCCGACGACGTGCGGGTGATGAGCCAGGCCCCCGGCCGCCTGATCCGCCACTACGAGATGACCCAGCCCCGGCCGCGCGCGCTCAGTCGCTCCGGCTCGGACCTGCTGACCATCCGCGAAGACATCCTGGGCCTTCTGCGCCCGCCCCTCGACACGCTCGCAGAGCTGACTGCCTGA
- the chrA gene encoding chromate efflux transporter, which produces MIPLSRLFIDFGRIGLLSFGGPAAQIGLMHRVLVEERGWLSERQFLSALSFCMLLPGPEAMQLATYAGWRLRGTVGGLIAGTLFVLPGALVIGLLAFLYAAWGSHPQTEALMLGVKATVIVIVLQALVRLAKKALTGRTAAVIAVLAFAGLYFFSVPFPAVIAAAGLYGWARMGTSDTSGPAPEHAAPTLPRIALWAVLWLAPLPLLLVAGQTLLFDLGLFFAKLAVVSFGGAYAVLAWMAQEVVQLRGWLSPEQMVDALGLAETTPGPLILVTQFTGQLIGHEAGGWPLALAASVLTLWMTFLPCFLWIFAFAPHLERLLARPRLQGALSAITAAVLGVIANLSLWFALHVLFARTETLPAPFTAVVPDITSLRPDAVALVALAAVLLLWLKRPVPLVLAIAAAAGWLIG; this is translated from the coding sequence ATGATTCCCCTCTCCCGACTGTTCATCGACTTCGGCCGTATCGGCCTGCTGAGCTTCGGCGGCCCCGCCGCGCAGATCGGCCTCATGCACCGGGTGCTGGTCGAGGAGCGCGGCTGGCTGAGCGAACGTCAGTTCCTCTCCGCCCTGAGCTTCTGCATGCTGCTGCCCGGCCCCGAGGCGATGCAGCTGGCCACCTATGCCGGGTGGCGCCTGCGCGGAACGGTCGGAGGGCTGATCGCGGGCACGCTTTTCGTGCTGCCCGGCGCGCTGGTGATCGGCCTTCTGGCGTTTCTCTACGCGGCATGGGGCAGCCATCCGCAGACCGAGGCGCTGATGCTCGGGGTCAAGGCGACGGTAATCGTCATCGTGCTGCAGGCGTTGGTGCGACTGGCGAAGAAGGCCCTGACGGGGCGCACGGCGGCCGTGATCGCCGTGCTGGCCTTCGCGGGGCTCTACTTCTTCTCCGTGCCCTTCCCGGCGGTGATCGCCGCCGCCGGTCTCTACGGCTGGGCGCGCATGGGCACCTCGGACACGTCCGGCCCGGCGCCGGAGCATGCAGCGCCCACCCTGCCCCGCATCGCGCTTTGGGCGGTGCTCTGGCTCGCACCACTACCGCTGCTTCTCGTGGCGGGACAAACGCTGCTGTTCGACCTCGGCCTGTTCTTCGCCAAGCTCGCCGTGGTCTCCTTCGGCGGCGCCTACGCCGTGCTGGCATGGATGGCGCAGGAGGTCGTGCAGCTGCGCGGCTGGCTCTCGCCCGAACAGATGGTCGACGCGCTCGGGCTGGCCGAGACGACGCCCGGGCCGCTCATCCTCGTCACCCAGTTCACCGGGCAGCTCATCGGTCACGAGGCCGGCGGCTGGCCGCTGGCGCTCGCGGCCTCGGTGCTGACGCTGTGGATGACCTTCCTGCCCTGCTTCCTGTGGATCTTCGCCTTCGCGCCCCACCTCGAGCGGCTGCTGGCGCGGCCCCGGCTGCAGGGCGCGCTTTCCGCCATCACCGCTGCCGTGCTGGGCGTCATCGCCAACCTGTCGCTGTGGTTCGCGCTGCACGTGCTCTTCGCGCGCACGGAGACGCTGCCCGCGCCGTTCACGGCGGTGGTTCCCGATATCACCAGCCTGCGCCCGGATGCGGTTGCGCTTGTGGCGCTCGCAGCCGTTCTCCTGCTCTGGCTGAAGCGTCCGGTACCGCTTGTGCTGGCCATCGCGGCGGCCGCCGGGTGGCTGATCGGCTAG
- the purM gene encoding phosphoribosylformylglycinamidine cyclo-ligase produces MSDGKNGITYADAGVDIDAGNALVDRIKPAAKRTDRAGTVSGLGGFGALFDLKAAGYSDPVLVAATDGVGTKLRIAIDTGHLDGVGIDLVAMCVNDLVCQGAEPLFFLDYFATGKLDTDSAARVVEGIAEGCVRSGAALIGGETAEMPGMYPAGDFDLAGFAVGAMERGTELPAGVAEGDVLLGLASDGVHSNGYSLVRKLVEVSGLGWEADCPWAEGSLGAELLTPTRLYVKPALAAVQAGGVHALAHITGGGLTENLPRVLPEGCGATIDLGAWDLPPVFGWMAETGGISQAEMLKTFNCGIGMVLAVAADRAEALADLLRAEGETVSTLGRVTGTPGVAYEGSLS; encoded by the coding sequence ATGAGCGACGGCAAGAACGGCATCACCTACGCAGATGCGGGCGTGGACATCGACGCGGGCAACGCGCTCGTGGACCGTATCAAACCCGCGGCGAAGCGGACCGACCGGGCGGGCACCGTCTCGGGGCTGGGCGGCTTCGGCGCGCTTTTCGACCTCAAGGCGGCGGGCTATTCCGACCCGGTGCTGGTCGCGGCGACCGACGGCGTCGGTACCAAGCTGCGCATCGCCATCGACACCGGCCATCTCGACGGCGTCGGCATCGACCTCGTGGCGATGTGCGTGAACGACCTTGTCTGCCAGGGCGCCGAGCCGCTGTTCTTCCTTGATTACTTCGCCACCGGCAAGCTCGACACCGACAGCGCCGCACGCGTGGTCGAGGGCATCGCCGAGGGCTGCGTGCGCTCGGGCGCCGCGCTGATCGGGGGCGAGACCGCCGAGATGCCGGGCATGTATCCGGCGGGCGACTTCGACCTCGCGGGCTTCGCCGTGGGCGCCATGGAGCGCGGCACCGAGCTGCCTGCGGGCGTGGCCGAGGGTGACGTGCTGCTTGGGCTCGCCTCGGACGGGGTGCATTCGAACGGCTACAGCCTCGTGCGGAAGCTGGTCGAGGTCTCGGGACTTGGCTGGGAGGCGGACTGCCCCTGGGCCGAGGGCTCGCTGGGCGCCGAACTGCTGACGCCGACGCGGCTTTACGTGAAGCCCGCGCTGGCCGCGGTGCAGGCGGGCGGCGTGCATGCGCTGGCGCATATCACCGGCGGCGGTCTTACCGAGAACCTGCCGCGCGTCCTGCCCGAGGGCTGTGGCGCGACCATCGACCTCGGTGCGTGGGATCTGCCGCCGGTCTTCGGCTGGATGGCCGAGACGGGCGGCATCTCGCAGGCCGAGATGCTCAAGACCTTCAACTGCGGCATCGGCATGGTGCTGGCGGTCGCGGCCGACCGTGCCGAGGCGCTGGCAGATCTCCTGCGCGCCGAGGGCGAGACGGTCTCTACGCTGGGCCGCGTCACCGGCACGCCGGGCGTGGCCTACGAGGGCAGCCTGTCGTGA
- a CDS encoding SspB family protein, whose protein sequence is MSRGIDYGNLMHRAMRGLIQDVLTDVVTRGLPGEHHFFITFDTQHPDVEIADWLSDRYPGEMTVVLQHRYDDLEVTDDGFAVTLSFGEAPERLYIPYDAIRTFVDPSVEFGLRFESNEEHDEDDPTPPEDDPDGSDEGEQHHDAEVVRLDSFRKT, encoded by the coding sequence ATGTCTCGCGGCATCGACTACGGAAACCTCATGCATCGTGCGATGCGCGGCCTGATTCAGGACGTGCTGACCGACGTCGTGACTCGCGGCCTGCCGGGCGAGCATCATTTCTTCATCACCTTCGACACCCAGCATCCCGATGTCGAGATCGCCGACTGGCTGTCGGACCGCTACCCCGGCGAGATGACCGTCGTGCTGCAGCATCGCTATGACGACCTGGAAGTCACCGACGACGGATTCGCCGTGACCCTCAGCTTCGGCGAGGCACCGGAACGGCTGTATATTCCGTATGATGCCATCCGCACCTTCGTCGACCCCTCGGTCGAATTCGGCCTGCGTTTCGAGTCGAACGAAGAGCACGACGAGGACGATCCGACCCCGCCCGAGGACGATCCCGACGGCAGCGACGAGGGCGAGCAGCATCACGATGCCGAGGTCGTCCGGCTCGATTCCTTCCGCAAGACCTGA
- a CDS encoding aryl-sulfate sulfotransferase codes for MPDTALTLSETGTEVSQITLCRRRLGLTALDRARTAGGYTLFARQTGGGVVDLVDIEGQVAHQWCMPVRPGRDAVLLPNGNLGYNGSHATSAALYPAWDLWHGGDFYEATPDGEIVWRHEDILHHHDGQWLKNGNLLYTVAAPLPADKAARVCGGDPRKDGADGVVQSDIVKEVNRKGETVWEWRIWDHIDPADLPIHPIFDRRHWPMINGVSETRDGLVLMSLRTTSGVIAVEKATGRIVWHAGPDVVFQQHTPVEMDDGSILVFDNGNLRPGSSNPYSRAIQFDPKIMQTTWDYTDPNAPSFFSPFMGSAQRLGNGNTLICESAFGRLFEVTPAGEVVWEYVIPEFAEYPAPLNQFIRGAHNTCFRAHRYAESQVPWL; via the coding sequence ATGCCCGATACTGCACTGACACTTTCCGAGACCGGCACCGAGGTCTCGCAGATCACGCTCTGCCGGCGAAGGCTGGGTCTTACGGCGCTCGACCGCGCGCGGACCGCCGGCGGCTATACGCTGTTTGCACGGCAGACCGGCGGTGGTGTCGTCGATCTGGTGGATATCGAGGGGCAGGTGGCCCACCAGTGGTGTATGCCGGTGCGGCCGGGCCGTGACGCGGTGCTCCTGCCGAACGGCAACCTCGGCTACAACGGCAGCCATGCGACCTCGGCCGCGCTCTATCCGGCGTGGGACCTCTGGCACGGGGGCGATTTCTACGAGGCGACCCCCGATGGCGAGATCGTCTGGCGGCATGAAGACATTCTTCATCACCATGACGGACAATGGCTGAAGAACGGCAACCTGCTCTACACCGTCGCCGCGCCCTTGCCGGCGGACAAGGCCGCCCGCGTCTGCGGGGGCGACCCGCGCAAGGACGGTGCCGACGGCGTGGTGCAGTCGGATATCGTTAAGGAGGTGAACCGCAAGGGCGAAACCGTGTGGGAATGGCGTATCTGGGATCATATCGACCCGGCCGACCTGCCGATTCATCCGATCTTCGACCGGCGTCACTGGCCGATGATCAACGGCGTGTCGGAAACCCGCGACGGGCTGGTGCTGATGAGCCTGCGCACGACTTCGGGCGTGATCGCGGTTGAAAAGGCGACGGGCCGGATCGTCTGGCATGCCGGACCCGACGTCGTGTTCCAGCAGCACACCCCGGTTGAAATGGACGACGGAAGCATCCTCGTGTTCGACAACGGCAACCTGCGGCCGGGATCTTCGAACCCCTATTCGCGCGCCATCCAGTTCGACCCGAAGATCATGCAGACGACCTGGGATTACACCGACCCCAACGCGCCGTCGTTCTTCTCGCCCTTCATGGGCAGCGCGCAGCGGCTCGGCAACGGCAACACGCTGATCTGCGAAAGCGCCTTTGGTCGCCTGTTCGAGGTGACGCCGGCGGGCGAGGTCGTCTGGGAATACGTCATCCCCGAGTTCGCCGAGTATCCGGCGCCGCTCAACCAGTTCATCCGCGGGGCGCACAACACCTGCTTCCGCGCCCACCGCTACGCCGAAAGCCAGGTGCCATGGCTGTGA
- the purN gene encoding phosphoribosylglycinamide formyltransferase gives MKRVAIFISGGGSNMVKLVESMTGDHPARPVLVLANSADAGGLAKAAEMGVPTAVVDHRPFKGDRAAFEDALQAELEKAAPDILCLAGFMRVLTAGFVSKWQGRMLNIHPSLLPKYRGLHTHARALEAGDTEHGCTVHEVTPELDDGPILGQAVVPVLRDDTPDTLAARVLVQEHRLYPAVLRRFAEGDREMLRLSAR, from the coding sequence GTGAAGCGCGTCGCCATCTTCATCTCGGGCGGTGGCTCGAACATGGTGAAGCTGGTCGAGAGCATGACCGGCGATCACCCGGCGCGCCCGGTGCTGGTGCTGGCCAACAGCGCCGACGCGGGCGGGCTGGCGAAGGCCGCCGAGATGGGCGTGCCGACGGCGGTCGTGGATCACCGGCCCTTCAAGGGCGACCGCGCGGCGTTCGAAGATGCGCTTCAGGCCGAGCTGGAAAAGGCCGCGCCCGATATCCTCTGCCTCGCGGGGTTCATGCGGGTACTCACCGCCGGGTTCGTGTCGAAATGGCAGGGGCGGATGCTCAACATCCACCCCTCCCTGCTGCCGAAATACCGCGGGCTGCACACCCATGCCCGCGCGCTCGAGGCGGGCGACACCGAGCACGGCTGCACCGTGCACGAGGTCACGCCGGAGCTCGACGACGGGCCGATCCTCGGCCAGGCGGTGGTGCCGGTGCTGCGGGACGATACCCCCGACACGCTCGCCGCGCGGGTACTGGTGCAGGAGCACCGGCTATACCCGGCGGTGCTGCGCCGCTTTGCCGAGGGCGACCGCGAGATGCTGCGTCTCAGCGCGAGGTGA
- the rnd gene encoding ribonuclease D — MKTLTTTEELAAFCEAAAHVDYVTVDTEFLRERTYYSKLCLVQLAMPGEGEENAVLVDPLADGLSLDPLLELFRNTAVVKVFHAARQDLEIFFIDHGVIPEPLFDTQVAAMVCGFGEQVGYETLVKKVAKQSLDKSSRFTDWSRRPLTDAQKKYALADVTHLRVIYEYLAAELERTGRARWVAEELGVLTDPETYITRPQDAWQRVKTRSSSRRFLALVRELAAFREDYAQSRNIPRNRVFKDDALTELASTKPATMEDLGRSRLLLREARKGAIAEGILKAIQTGLDCPKEDLPEIDGRKDQLQVNPALADLLRVLLKARTEQSGVAARLIAPASDLDAMAAGLRDVKALTGWRREVFGEDALRLCDGEIGLAVKGRDVEVFEI, encoded by the coding sequence ATGAAGACACTCACCACGACGGAAGAGCTTGCCGCGTTCTGCGAGGCAGCAGCACATGTGGATTACGTCACCGTCGACACGGAATTTCTCCGGGAACGGACTTACTATTCGAAACTCTGCCTCGTGCAGCTCGCAATGCCGGGCGAGGGCGAGGAGAACGCCGTTCTCGTCGACCCGCTGGCCGACGGGCTGTCGCTCGACCCGCTGCTCGAACTGTTCCGCAACACTGCCGTGGTCAAGGTGTTCCACGCGGCACGGCAGGATCTCGAGATCTTCTTCATCGATCACGGCGTCATTCCCGAGCCGCTCTTCGACACGCAGGTCGCGGCGATGGTCTGCGGCTTCGGCGAGCAGGTGGGCTACGAGACGCTGGTGAAGAAGGTGGCCAAGCAGTCGCTCGACAAGAGCTCGCGCTTCACCGACTGGTCGCGCCGTCCGCTGACCGACGCGCAGAAGAAATATGCGTTGGCCGACGTGACCCACCTGCGGGTGATCTACGAATACCTCGCCGCCGAGCTCGAGCGCACCGGCCGGGCGCGCTGGGTCGCCGAGGAGCTGGGCGTGCTGACCGACCCGGAAACCTATATCACCCGGCCGCAGGATGCGTGGCAGCGGGTCAAGACACGCTCGTCGTCACGCCGGTTCCTCGCGCTGGTGCGCGAGCTTGCGGCCTTCCGCGAGGATTACGCGCAGTCGCGCAACATTCCCCGCAACCGGGTCTTCAAGGACGACGCGCTGACCGAGCTTGCCTCGACCAAGCCGGCGACGATGGAGGATCTCGGGCGCTCGCGGCTGCTGCTGCGCGAGGCGCGCAAGGGCGCCATCGCCGAAGGCATCCTGAAGGCGATCCAGACCGGTCTGGACTGCCCCAAGGAAGACCTGCCGGAAATCGACGGACGCAAGGACCAGCTGCAGGTGAACCCGGCGCTCGCCGACCTGCTGCGGGTGCTGCTGAAGGCGCGGACCGAGCAGTCGGGCGTCGCCGCGCGGCTGATCGCGCCGGCGTCGGATCTAGACGCGATGGCGGCGGGGCTGCGCGACGTGAAGGCGCTGACCGGCTGGCGCCGCGAGGTCTTCGGCGAAGACGCGCTGCGGCTCTGCGACGGCGAGATCGGTCTTGCCGTGAAGGGGCGCGACGTCGAGGTCTTCGAGATCTGA
- a CDS encoding ABC transporter permease, with the protein MAVTEHPDKTTRPKPPASARFAQFAAAGGSVGLPMVSFIFILGLWSIVGLSGVISEAIFPAPWSVWSATVEMWRNGTLQKDLGVSLGRAGIGFAIGATLGVAMGLLTGRVALVRTLLNPFLNLLRPIPAIALVPVAIVWFGIGEGSKYFVVSYTVFLTVWFNTHHGMEYVPETYLRAARSLGASRLREFVTVVLPAAAPHIFAGIRLGVALAFLSLVAAELSGASSGLGFRLQEARQYIRTDRMFSLLIILGILGAVADLIVHRIGKALVHWEQGT; encoded by the coding sequence ATGGCTGTGACGGAACATCCCGACAAGACAACCCGGCCCAAGCCGCCCGCCAGTGCCCGCTTCGCGCAGTTCGCGGCGGCCGGCGGCAGCGTGGGGCTGCCGATGGTGTCGTTCATCTTCATCCTCGGGCTCTGGAGCATCGTCGGCCTCTCCGGCGTGATCTCCGAGGCGATCTTCCCGGCGCCCTGGTCGGTGTGGTCCGCCACGGTCGAGATGTGGCGGAACGGCACGCTGCAGAAAGATCTCGGCGTGTCGCTGGGCCGCGCCGGCATCGGCTTTGCCATCGGCGCGACGCTTGGCGTGGCGATGGGGCTGCTCACCGGACGCGTGGCGCTCGTGCGGACGCTGCTCAACCCGTTCCTGAACCTGCTGCGACCGATCCCGGCCATCGCCCTGGTGCCGGTGGCCATCGTCTGGTTCGGGATCGGCGAGGGTTCGAAATACTTCGTGGTCTCCTACACCGTCTTTCTTACCGTGTGGTTCAACACCCACCACGGCATGGAATACGTCCCCGAGACCTACCTGAGGGCGGCGCGTTCGCTCGGCGCCTCGCGGCTGCGCGAGTTCGTGACCGTGGTGCTGCCCGCCGCCGCTCCGCATATCTTCGCGGGCATCCGTCTGGGCGTGGCGCTGGCCTTTCTCAGCCTGGTCGCGGCGGAGCTTTCGGGCGCGTCCTCGGGGCTCGGGTTCCGGCTGCAGGAGGCGCGGCAATACATCCGCACCGACCGCATGTTCTCGTTGCTGATCATCCTCGGCATCCTCGGCGCGGTGGCCGACCTGATCGTGCACCGCATCGGCAAGGCACTCGTACACTGGGAGCAGGGCACATGA
- a CDS encoding SufE family protein: MAQAAFEEVVEDFEFLEDWEDRYRMVIEMGKSMEPMPDALKVPATKVEGCASQVWLHPQIEDGTYHFQGDSDAMIVRGLIAVLHRLYDGLPVGEVGALDARAELGRLGLNDHLSAQRSNGLRAMVDRIREQAAAAA, encoded by the coding sequence ATGGCACAGGCAGCCTTCGAAGAAGTGGTCGAGGATTTCGAGTTTCTCGAGGATTGGGAAGACCGCTACCGCATGGTGATCGAAATGGGCAAGTCGATGGAGCCGATGCCCGACGCGCTGAAGGTGCCCGCCACCAAGGTCGAGGGCTGCGCCAGCCAGGTCTGGCTGCATCCGCAGATAGAGGATGGCACCTATCACTTCCAGGGCGACAGTGACGCGATGATCGTGCGCGGGCTGATCGCCGTGCTGCACCGGCTCTACGACGGGCTGCCGGTGGGCGAGGTCGGTGCGCTCGACGCGCGGGCCGAGCTCGGGCGGCTTGGGCTCAACGATCACCTGTCCGCGCAACGCTCGAACGGGCTGCGCGCCATGGTCGACCGCATCCGCGAGCAGGCCGCCGCCGCGGCCTGA
- a CDS encoding DUF1194 domain-containing protein has product MLRALCLCLACLAPAPSRGCETALLLAMDVSNSVDAAEYRMQAEGLAWALSDPEIAEILVADGVSIAVLQWAGTDRQQLSLGWTSITAPADVVALQARARTMARAFLLSDTAPASALHRAIDAFASAPSCKRRIIDVSGDGTPNAGGSVAGARQRAERAGITVNGLAIEAAGYGQPVTNFYRRQLVTRDGFVITARGHRAFAETLRRKMLRELSRVTG; this is encoded by the coding sequence ATGCTGCGCGCGCTCTGCCTCTGTCTCGCCTGTCTTGCCCCCGCGCCATCGCGCGGCTGCGAGACGGCGCTGCTGCTGGCGATGGACGTATCGAACTCGGTCGACGCCGCCGAGTACCGGATGCAGGCCGAGGGGCTCGCTTGGGCGCTCTCCGACCCCGAAATCGCCGAGATCCTCGTTGCGGACGGTGTCTCCATCGCCGTGCTGCAGTGGGCAGGCACCGACCGGCAACAGCTCTCGCTCGGCTGGACCAGCATCACCGCCCCCGCCGACGTGGTCGCGCTGCAGGCCCGCGCCCGCACCATGGCGCGCGCCTTCCTGCTCTCGGACACCGCACCGGCCTCGGCCCTGCACCGCGCGATCGACGCCTTCGCATCGGCGCCCTCGTGCAAGCGGCGGATCATCGACGTGTCGGGCGATGGCACCCCCAACGCCGGCGGCTCCGTGGCGGGCGCCCGACAACGCGCCGAGCGCGCCGGGATCACCGTCAACGGACTCGCCATCGAGGCCGCCGGCTACGGCCAGCCCGTCACCAACTTCTACCGCCGCCAGCTCGTGACCCGGGACGGCTTCGTCATCACGGCGCGCGGTCATCGCGCCTTTGCCGAGACGCTCCGCCGCAAGATGCTGCGCGAACTCTCGCGGGTCACGGGCTGA